The following proteins are encoded in a genomic region of Vibrio spartinae:
- the dnaE gene encoding DNA polymerase III subunit alpha, with the protein MSDPKFIHLRIHSDYSMIDGLSKVPPLVKKVAEMGMPAMALTDFTNLCGLVKFYSTAHNCGVKPIIGADFLVRSQAFGDDLTHLTLLAANNTGYKNLTWLISQAYLRGHIQHHPVIDQEWLAEHSEGLIVLSGGKNGDIGQALLKGNQKLVEQYVDFYQTHFPDRFYLELTRTGRLDEETYLHFAIELAGQYDLPVVATNEVVFLSRDLFDAHEIRVAIHDGYTLEDPRRPKHYSEQQYLRSEDEMCELFKDIPEALGNTVEIAKRCNVTVRLGEYFLPNFPTEGMNIDDFLVKKSQEGLEERLEFLFPDPQVRAQQRPAYDERLQIELDVINQMGFPGYFLIVMEFIQWSKDNDIPVGPGRGSGAGSLVAYALKITDLDPLEYDLLFERFLNPERVSMPDFDVDFCMDKRDRVIEHVAEMYGRDAVSQIITFGTMAAKAVIRDVGRVLGHPFGFVDRISKLVPPDPGMTLEKAFKAEPALQELYDVDEEVKELIDKCRILEGCTRNAGKHAGGVVISPTTITDFSPIYCDPEGHYPVTQFDKNDVETAGLVKFDFLGLRTLTIIDWALGLINPRLEKQGEPPVRIEAIPLVDPQSFRNLQNSETTAVFQLESRGMKDLIKRLQPDSFEDIIALVALFRPGPLQSGMVDNFIDRKHGREPLSYPDEKWQHESLKEILEPTYGIILYQEQVMQIAQVLAGYTLGGADMLRRAMGKKKPEEMAKQRAIFEQGAINNGIDGELAMKIFDLVEKFAGYGFNKSHSAAYALVSYQTLWLKTHYPAEFMAAVMTADMDNTEKVVGLVDECIRMNLTVLPPDINSGLYRFNVDDQGAIVYGIGAIKGVGEGPIDAILEARNAGGHFKDLFDFCARVDLKRVNKRVIEKLIYAGALDRLGPHRAAMMASLSDAVKAASQHRQAESFGQTDMFGVLTDAPEAVEQRYIQVPSWPEKVWLEGERDTLGLYLTGHPVNAYLKELNYYTDCRLKDVTPTRRDQSLKVAGLVIAARVMTTKRGSRIGILTLDDRSGRLEAMLFSDALEQYAELLEKDKILILSGQVSFDDFNGGLKMTVREVMDLDSSREKYAKSLSLSITQTQIDEPFFERFSRILEPHRSGSVPIHIYYQRVDARAKLTLGTEWRVTPNDTLLDELKQLLGPGQVELEFN; encoded by the coding sequence ATGTCTGACCCTAAATTTATCCATCTCAGAATTCATAGTGATTATTCTATGATTGATGGGCTGTCGAAAGTGCCTCCTTTAGTCAAGAAGGTTGCAGAGATGGGAATGCCGGCGATGGCGTTAACCGATTTCACAAACCTATGTGGTTTAGTGAAATTTTACAGTACGGCGCATAATTGTGGCGTAAAGCCGATTATCGGTGCAGATTTTTTAGTACGTTCGCAAGCATTCGGTGATGATCTGACTCATCTGACGTTGTTGGCAGCAAATAATACTGGCTACAAGAATCTGACTTGGCTCATCTCACAAGCCTATCTTCGTGGGCATATTCAGCACCACCCGGTGATCGATCAGGAATGGCTGGCTGAACATTCGGAAGGTTTAATCGTCCTGTCTGGCGGTAAAAATGGTGATATTGGACAGGCTTTACTCAAAGGCAACCAGAAACTGGTTGAGCAGTATGTCGATTTTTATCAAACTCATTTCCCCGACCGTTTTTATCTTGAATTAACCCGAACAGGGCGTCTTGACGAAGAAACCTACTTGCATTTTGCCATAGAACTGGCAGGACAATATGACTTACCAGTTGTGGCGACCAATGAAGTTGTCTTTTTAAGCCGGGATCTATTTGATGCGCATGAAATTCGAGTGGCGATTCATGATGGTTACACGCTCGAGGATCCTCGCAGACCCAAACACTATAGTGAGCAGCAATATCTTCGTAGTGAAGATGAAATGTGTGAGCTGTTCAAAGACATCCCCGAAGCACTGGGAAATACAGTTGAAATTGCCAAGCGCTGTAATGTGACGGTGCGGTTAGGCGAGTATTTCTTACCGAACTTCCCCACGGAAGGGATGAATATTGATGACTTTTTAGTGAAAAAGTCACAGGAAGGACTCGAAGAACGACTCGAATTTCTCTTTCCTGATCCGCAAGTCAGAGCGCAACAGCGTCCTGCCTATGATGAGCGTTTGCAGATTGAACTTGATGTCATCAACCAAATGGGTTTTCCCGGTTATTTCTTGATCGTCATGGAGTTTATCCAATGGTCTAAAGATAATGATATTCCGGTGGGACCCGGTCGGGGGTCTGGTGCCGGTTCTTTGGTGGCCTATGCCCTGAAAATTACCGATTTGGATCCGTTGGAATACGATCTGCTTTTCGAACGTTTTCTTAATCCGGAACGGGTCTCAATGCCCGACTTTGATGTTGATTTCTGTATGGATAAGCGTGACCGAGTGATCGAACACGTCGCTGAGATGTACGGAAGAGATGCCGTTTCTCAGATCATTACTTTCGGTACCATGGCAGCAAAAGCCGTGATTCGTGATGTGGGACGGGTCTTGGGGCATCCATTTGGATTCGTCGATCGTATTTCCAAACTGGTGCCGCCCGATCCGGGGATGACTCTGGAAAAAGCGTTTAAAGCTGAGCCAGCGCTGCAAGAACTCTATGATGTCGATGAAGAAGTCAAAGAGCTGATCGACAAGTGTCGCATTCTGGAGGGATGTACCCGAAATGCGGGTAAACATGCGGGTGGGGTGGTGATTTCACCGACGACGATTACCGATTTTTCCCCCATCTATTGTGATCCGGAAGGTCACTACCCGGTCACTCAGTTCGATAAAAATGATGTCGAGACTGCGGGACTGGTGAAGTTTGACTTTTTGGGGCTGCGTACACTGACGATTATCGACTGGGCGCTTGGTCTGATCAATCCACGATTAGAAAAGCAAGGAGAACCACCGGTTCGTATCGAAGCGATTCCGCTTGTTGACCCACAATCATTTCGGAACTTGCAAAACTCAGAAACAACCGCGGTGTTCCAGCTCGAATCGCGCGGGATGAAAGATCTGATTAAACGACTTCAGCCGGACAGTTTCGAAGATATTATTGCATTGGTGGCGTTGTTCCGTCCCGGTCCTTTGCAGTCAGGGATGGTCGATAACTTTATCGACCGGAAGCATGGGCGCGAACCGCTCTCTTATCCTGATGAAAAATGGCAACACGAATCGCTCAAAGAGATTCTTGAGCCAACGTATGGCATTATTCTTTATCAGGAACAGGTCATGCAAATCGCTCAGGTTTTGGCTGGCTACACTTTGGGTGGTGCAGATATGTTGCGCCGCGCAATGGGGAAAAAGAAGCCTGAGGAAATGGCGAAGCAGCGGGCGATCTTCGAGCAAGGTGCGATCAATAACGGTATTGATGGCGAACTTGCAATGAAAATTTTTGACTTGGTAGAGAAATTTGCCGGTTATGGGTTTAACAAGTCGCATTCGGCAGCGTATGCTCTCGTATCATATCAGACGTTATGGTTGAAAACGCACTATCCAGCGGAGTTTATGGCCGCGGTGATGACTGCGGATATGGACAATACCGAAAAAGTGGTCGGTCTGGTCGATGAGTGTATCCGCATGAACCTGACTGTGCTACCGCCTGATATTAATTCAGGCCTTTATCGGTTTAATGTCGATGATCAGGGCGCTATCGTGTACGGCATCGGGGCGATAAAAGGGGTCGGTGAAGGTCCGATTGATGCTATTCTCGAAGCCCGTAATGCTGGCGGGCATTTTAAAGATTTATTTGATTTTTGTGCGCGTGTTGATCTTAAACGGGTGAATAAGCGTGTTATTGAGAAACTAATCTATGCCGGTGCGCTCGATCGTCTTGGACCACATCGCGCAGCAATGATGGCTTCTCTGAGTGATGCGGTCAAAGCGGCCAGCCAACATCGTCAGGCTGAATCATTTGGTCAAACGGATATGTTTGGTGTATTAACCGATGCGCCGGAAGCGGTAGAACAACGGTATATCCAAGTGCCGTCATGGCCGGAAAAGGTTTGGCTTGAAGGCGAAAGAGATACGCTGGGGCTTTATTTAACCGGGCACCCTGTGAATGCGTATCTGAAGGAACTCAATTATTATACGGATTGTCGATTAAAGGATGTGACGCCAACACGACGCGACCAATCATTAAAAGTGGCGGGCTTGGTGATTGCCGCACGGGTGATGACGACGAAGCGAGGCTCACGAATTGGGATATTAACATTGGATGATCGTTCCGGTCGGTTAGAAGCCATGTTGTTCTCCGATGCGCTGGAACAATATGCAGAGTTGCTGGAAAAAGATAAAATTCTGATCTTAAGCGGACAGGTCAGCTTTGATGATTTCAATGGTGGGCTTAAAATGACCGTCCGCGAAGTGATGGATTTAGATTCATCACGAGAAAAATATGCAAAGAGTTTGTCTTTATCAATCACTCAAACACAGATTGATGAACCATTTTTTGAGCGTTTCAGCCGTATTCTGGAACCTCACCGTTCCGGCAGTGTACCAATACATATTTATTATCAACGGGTTGATGCCAGAGCGAAATTGACCTTGGGTACAGAATGGCGAGTGACGCCGAACGATACATTGCTGGATGAACTGAAACAATTGCTTGGCCCCGGCCAAGTTGAACTCGAATTTAACTAA
- the lpxA gene encoding acyl-ACP--UDP-N-acetylglucosamine O-acyltransferase, with protein sequence MIHETAQIHPTAVVEDGALIGANVKIGPFCYVESDVEIGDGTELLSHVVVKGTTKIGQDNRIFQFASIGEACQDLKYKGEETQLVIGDRNTIRESVTMHRGTVQDQGITQVGSDNLFMINAHVAHDCIVGDRCIFANNATLAGHVKVGDYAIVGGMCAIHQFCHIGEHVMLGGGSIVVQDVPPYVTAQGNHCSPFGINIEGLKRRGFEKSDIHAIRRAYKLLYRSGLKLDEAKTEIAKEAQSSPAVQVFLDSLVQSVRGIIR encoded by the coding sequence ATGATTCATGAAACAGCTCAGATACACCCTACAGCAGTCGTGGAAGACGGTGCTCTGATCGGTGCGAATGTAAAAATTGGCCCATTTTGTTATGTCGAAAGCGATGTGGAAATTGGCGACGGAACCGAGTTGCTGTCCCATGTTGTTGTCAAAGGCACCACGAAAATCGGTCAGGATAATCGTATTTTTCAGTTCGCTTCAATTGGTGAAGCTTGCCAAGATTTGAAATACAAAGGCGAAGAAACGCAACTGGTGATTGGTGATCGAAATACTATTCGTGAGAGTGTCACCATGCACCGGGGGACCGTGCAGGATCAGGGGATCACGCAAGTCGGAAGTGATAACTTGTTCATGATTAATGCGCATGTGGCACACGATTGTATCGTAGGTGACCGGTGTATTTTTGCCAATAACGCAACGCTTGCCGGACATGTAAAAGTCGGTGACTATGCGATTGTGGGCGGGATGTGTGCGATTCACCAGTTTTGCCATATTGGGGAACATGTGATGTTGGGTGGTGGCTCAATTGTTGTTCAGGATGTTCCACCTTATGTGACAGCCCAGGGGAACCATTGTTCACCATTCGGTATTAATATTGAAGGTTTGAAACGCCGCGGATTTGAGAAATCCGATATTCATGCAATTCGCCGTGCATATAAATTATTGTATCGCAGCGGTCTCAAGCTGGATGAAGCAAAAACGGAAATTGCAAAAGAAGCGCAATCAAGTCCCGCTGTTCAGGTTTTTCTGGATTCTCTGGTTCAATCTGTACGCGGTATTATCCGTTGA
- the lpxD gene encoding UDP-3-O-(3-hydroxymyristoyl)glucosamine N-acyltransferase, which yields MVKLTLAELADITDGEIIGDPTVTVGAVAPMNTAKEGDITFLSNPKYAQHLGSCQASVIMVKASHQSLCPKNVLVVDDPYVAFAKVAQALDTTPPPASGIASSAVIAEDAVLGSHVSIGANSVIESGVVLGDNVVIGAGCFIGQHAEIGDNTRLWANVSIYHRVVIGSDCLIQSGSVIGSDGFGYANEKGEWIKIPQLGTVRIGDRVEIGASTTVDRGTLDDTVIEGNVILDNQMQIAHNVHIGYGTAMAGGTIIAGSTKIGKYCVVGGASVINGHIDIADGVTITGMAMVMRSLSEKGVYSSGIPIQPNKEWRKTTARLLRIEDMHRRLKAVEQHLEQQVES from the coding sequence ATGGTAAAACTGACATTAGCCGAGCTGGCAGATATCACCGATGGTGAAATAATTGGCGACCCAACCGTTACGGTTGGGGCTGTCGCACCGATGAATACCGCAAAAGAGGGTGATATCACTTTCTTATCAAATCCGAAATATGCGCAGCATTTAGGTAGCTGTCAGGCATCGGTAATAATGGTCAAAGCTTCACATCAGTCGCTATGCCCAAAGAATGTATTGGTCGTGGATGATCCCTATGTTGCTTTTGCAAAAGTGGCTCAAGCTTTGGATACGACACCGCCACCTGCATCAGGTATTGCCTCATCTGCGGTCATTGCTGAAGATGCTGTTCTGGGAAGTCATGTTTCGATTGGCGCCAATTCTGTCATCGAATCTGGCGTCGTTTTAGGTGATAATGTTGTTATTGGTGCTGGTTGTTTTATTGGTCAGCATGCTGAGATTGGTGATAATACCCGTCTGTGGGCGAATGTTAGTATTTATCATCGGGTGGTGATTGGCTCTGATTGTCTGATTCAATCGGGTTCCGTTATCGGTTCTGATGGTTTTGGTTATGCCAACGAAAAAGGGGAATGGATTAAAATTCCTCAGTTGGGAACAGTCAGAATCGGTGATCGTGTTGAGATCGGTGCGTCCACGACAGTTGATCGGGGAACTCTCGATGATACGGTCATTGAAGGGAATGTTATCCTTGATAATCAGATGCAGATCGCACATAACGTGCACATCGGATATGGTACGGCAATGGCTGGTGGTACGATTATTGCCGGAAGTACAAAGATAGGAAAATATTGTGTCGTTGGTGGTGCTTCAGTTATCAATGGACATATTGATATTGCAGACGGTGTTACTATTACCGGGATGGCGATGGTCATGCGGAGTCTGTCTGAGAAAGGTGTATATTCTTCAGGGATTCCTATTCAACCGAATAAAGAGTGGCGTAAGACGACAGCCCGGCTCCTTCGGATTGAAGATATGCATAGACGGTTGAAAGCCGTTGAACAACATTTGGAGCAACAAGTGGAATCTTAA
- a CDS encoding OmpH family outer membrane protein, producing MRNHIKAISVGLAVLSMSCFSLAADAAQKIGYINTAKVFQQLPQREVVLQKMKQEFQDKAAELQSIRTEAKKKVEKLKRDSSLMSESDIEKLRIEIGQLDSKFKIKSQALEKASSKRESEEKGKLLKVIHDAVEKIAKKEGFDMVIDTQVMQYGKPEYDLSDKVIKALK from the coding sequence GTGAGGAATCATATCAAAGCGATCAGTGTTGGTTTAGCTGTTTTGAGCATGTCATGTTTTAGTCTGGCAGCCGATGCTGCGCAGAAAATTGGCTATATCAACACTGCTAAAGTGTTCCAACAGCTTCCTCAAAGAGAGGTTGTTCTGCAAAAAATGAAGCAGGAGTTTCAGGATAAAGCCGCTGAGCTACAAAGTATTCGGACTGAAGCAAAAAAGAAAGTTGAAAAACTGAAAAGAGACAGTTCATTAATGAGTGAAAGTGACATCGAGAAGCTTCGCATCGAAATTGGACAGCTTGATAGTAAGTTTAAAATTAAGTCGCAGGCATTAGAAAAAGCCTCTTCTAAAAGAGAATCTGAAGAAAAGGGTAAACTACTGAAAGTCATTCATGACGCGGTAGAAAAAATTGCCAAGAAAGAAGGTTTTGATATGGTCATTGATACTCAGGTTATGCAATATGGCAAACCTGAATATGACCTATCAGACAAGGTTATTAAAGCGTTGAAATAA
- the bamA gene encoding outer membrane protein assembly factor BamA, translating to MAIKKLILTTALVSSMSVYGAERFVVQDIQVDGLQRVTLGAALLKMPIRVGDTVGSQDIADLIKALYSSGNFENIQVFRDNGTLVVQVKERPTISSVSFSGNKAIKDEQLTENLKASGVRVGEALDRTALSNIEKGLEDFYYSVGKYNATVKAVVTPLPRNRADLKFVFTEGVSAKIQQINFIGNHVFSDEELLARFDLNADVSWWNFLSSDKYQKQILAGDLEKLKSFYLDRGYLKFQVDSTQVSISPDKKGVYITLNLDEGRPYTVKKVTFRGDLIGKEKEFETLVPFEKGDVYKGSSVTAMESSIKKILGESGYAYPTVRTIPEFDDDKQEVSLVVQVSPGKRIYVRDIRFVGNTVTKDEVLRREMRQMEGSWLNSKSIDAGKTRLNRLGFFETVDVQTVRVPGSDDQVDLVYNVKEANSGSVNFGIGYGTESGMSFQVGLQQDNFLGTGNSVGITTTINDYQKNVTLSYNDPYWNLDGISLGGKIFYNEFEASEAGIVDYTNESYGTNLTWGFPYDELNRFAFGIGYTHNMIGNLSPYLQIEKFLMSQGIDANTGSTVNFVTDDFDLDFTWTRNNLDKGYFPTEGNYQRASYKITVPGSDTQYFKVQYNVRQYFPLTKQHDFTLLLRGRLGYGNGYGKNGDNDNLYPFYENFYAGGFSTLRGFSSNSAGPRAVFKSFADSNNGTLTATNKSAGGNAMMQASAELIVPTPFVSEEAQNQVRTSVFYDMASVWDTEFNYHDRGSDYGNTYYYDYSDPTKYRSSYGAALQWMSPMGPLVFAIAKPIKKYEGDDEEFFSFTIGKTF from the coding sequence ATGGCGATAAAAAAGCTTATCCTGACAACAGCGCTTGTCAGCAGTATGTCTGTTTACGGTGCCGAGCGGTTTGTTGTTCAGGACATTCAAGTTGATGGATTGCAACGTGTCACGCTTGGCGCTGCATTATTGAAAATGCCTATTCGTGTCGGAGACACGGTGGGCTCTCAGGACATTGCCGATTTAATCAAGGCACTCTATTCATCCGGTAACTTCGAAAATATTCAAGTTTTTCGGGATAATGGTACGTTAGTCGTTCAAGTGAAAGAGCGGCCAACGATTTCCAGTGTCTCTTTCTCCGGTAACAAAGCAATTAAAGATGAACAGTTGACCGAGAACCTCAAAGCTTCGGGTGTGCGGGTTGGCGAAGCGCTTGATCGTACTGCGCTGAGTAACATCGAAAAAGGTCTGGAAGATTTCTATTACAGTGTCGGGAAATATAATGCCACCGTAAAGGCGGTTGTTACACCGTTGCCGCGTAACCGGGCCGACCTCAAATTTGTGTTTACCGAAGGTGTTTCTGCCAAGATTCAACAGATTAATTTTATTGGTAATCATGTGTTTAGTGATGAAGAGTTACTGGCACGTTTTGATCTGAATGCTGATGTTTCATGGTGGAACTTCTTATCCTCAGATAAATATCAAAAGCAAATCCTTGCTGGTGATTTGGAAAAACTCAAGTCATTTTATCTTGATCGCGGATATCTGAAATTTCAGGTTGATTCGACTCAAGTCTCAATTTCTCCTGATAAGAAGGGTGTTTATATTACCCTGAACTTAGATGAAGGCCGGCCTTATACTGTGAAAAAGGTGACCTTCAGAGGTGATCTCATCGGTAAAGAAAAAGAGTTCGAGACACTGGTACCTTTTGAAAAAGGGGATGTCTACAAAGGCTCTTCTGTGACAGCAATGGAAAGCAGCATCAAGAAAATCCTTGGTGAATCCGGCTATGCTTATCCGACAGTTCGAACCATCCCTGAGTTTGATGACGACAAGCAAGAAGTTTCTCTCGTGGTTCAAGTATCTCCCGGAAAGCGGATTTACGTGCGGGATATTCGCTTTGTCGGTAATACAGTCACTAAAGATGAAGTGCTTCGCCGTGAAATGCGTCAGATGGAAGGCAGTTGGTTGAATTCTAAATCGATTGATGCCGGTAAAACTCGTCTGAATCGTCTGGGATTTTTTGAAACGGTTGATGTACAGACCGTTCGGGTGCCTGGCAGTGATGATCAGGTTGATCTGGTCTATAACGTCAAAGAAGCCAATTCAGGTAGTGTCAATTTTGGTATCGGTTATGGTACCGAATCTGGAATGAGTTTTCAGGTAGGATTACAACAAGACAACTTCTTGGGAACCGGAAACAGCGTTGGCATTACGACGACGATTAATGATTATCAGAAAAATGTCACTTTGAGCTATAACGATCCTTATTGGAATTTGGATGGTATTAGCTTAGGAGGCAAGATCTTCTATAATGAATTTGAAGCGTCGGAAGCTGGGATTGTTGATTATACCAATGAGAGTTATGGCACCAATCTAACGTGGGGATTCCCTTACGATGAACTCAACCGTTTTGCGTTTGGTATCGGGTATACACATAACATGATTGGCAATCTGTCTCCTTATTTACAGATTGAAAAATTCTTGATGTCTCAGGGAATCGATGCCAATACAGGTTCAACAGTTAATTTTGTGACTGACGATTTTGATCTCGATTTTACTTGGACACGCAACAACCTTGATAAAGGTTATTTCCCGACGGAGGGAAATTATCAACGTGCTTCTTATAAGATCACGGTTCCAGGGTCTGATACTCAGTATTTCAAAGTTCAATATAACGTCAGACAATATTTCCCATTGACGAAACAACACGATTTTACCTTGCTGCTCAGAGGAAGATTGGGTTACGGAAATGGTTATGGGAAAAATGGTGATAATGATAACCTTTACCCATTTTATGAGAACTTTTATGCAGGTGGGTTCTCCACTTTACGAGGATTCAGTTCAAACTCGGCAGGTCCAAGAGCTGTATTTAAAAGCTTTGCAGATAGCAACAATGGTACATTAACCGCGACTAACAAGTCGGCTGGCGGTAATGCAATGATGCAAGCCAGTGCCGAGTTGATTGTGCCGACGCCGTTTGTGTCAGAGGAGGCTCAGAATCAGGTACGGACCAGCGTCTTCTATGATATGGCGAGTGTTTGGGATACTGAATTTAATTATCATGATCGTGGTTCAGATTATGGTAACACATACTATTATGATTATTCTGATCCGACGAAGTACCGTTCGTCGTATGGAGCTGCATTGCAGTGGATGTCTCCAATGGGGCCACTTGTGTTTGCAATTGCTAAGCCGATTAAGAAATATGAGGGAGATGATGAAGAATTCTTCTCCTTCACGATAGGTAAAACTTTCTAA
- the fabZ gene encoding 3-hydroxyacyl-ACP dehydratase FabZ — MDITEIQTLLPHRYPFLLIDRVMDYEEGKYLVGLKNVSFNEPQFTGHFPQFPVFPGVMILEAMAQATGLLAFKTFGAPKENELYYFASIDNAKFRKPVSPGDQLIVEVEFLKDRRGIALFTGVAKVDGEVVCSATLKCARREF; from the coding sequence ATGGATATCACTGAGATTCAGACACTCCTTCCACATCGTTACCCATTCTTGCTGATTGATCGCGTGATGGATTATGAGGAAGGGAAATATTTAGTTGGCTTGAAAAATGTTTCATTCAATGAGCCTCAGTTCACCGGACATTTTCCTCAATTTCCGGTGTTTCCGGGAGTCATGATTCTTGAAGCGATGGCTCAGGCGACCGGCTTACTTGCATTTAAAACTTTTGGTGCGCCTAAAGAGAATGAGCTTTATTATTTTGCTAGTATTGACAATGCGAAGTTTCGCAAACCGGTCTCTCCGGGAGATCAATTAATCGTTGAAGTGGAATTCCTGAAAGATCGTCGGGGAATCGCACTATTCACCGGAGTGGCAAAAGTTGATGGTGAAGTCGTTTGTTCGGCAACGCTAAAATGTGCTCGTAGAGAGTTTTAG
- the rnhB gene encoding ribonuclease HII yields MANIEFPPFEYPLGYQRFAGVDEVGRGPLVGDVVTAAVILDPARPISGLTDSKKLSEKKRLALFPEIQEKAIAWAIGRCSAQEIDQMNILQATMVAMQRAVHALPVAAEFVLVDGNRIPSLSVPAAAVVKGDLRVAEISAASILAKVTRDQEMVRLDQQYPNYGFAQHKGYPTKAHLEAIEHYGVIDTHRRSFKPVRRILDLDR; encoded by the coding sequence ATGGCTAACATTGAATTCCCTCCTTTTGAATACCCGCTCGGTTACCAGCGTTTTGCCGGGGTGGATGAGGTTGGTCGCGGGCCGCTCGTTGGCGATGTCGTGACAGCCGCGGTCATTTTAGATCCGGCCCGACCGATTTCGGGTTTAACCGACTCGAAGAAATTATCTGAAAAGAAACGATTGGCACTTTTCCCTGAAATTCAGGAAAAAGCAATTGCGTGGGCGATTGGGCGTTGCTCTGCACAAGAAATCGATCAGATGAATATCTTACAAGCAACCATGGTCGCAATGCAGCGAGCCGTTCATGCACTGCCTGTTGCGGCTGAGTTTGTTCTGGTCGATGGTAATCGGATTCCGTCCTTATCGGTCCCTGCTGCGGCTGTTGTCAAAGGCGATCTGCGAGTCGCCGAAATTAGTGCCGCTTCGATTTTGGCAAAAGTAACCCGAGATCAGGAAATGGTGCGATTAGATCAGCAATATCCAAACTATGGATTTGCACAGCATAAAGGCTACCCGACCAAAGCGCACCTGGAAGCGATTGAACATTATGGTGTGATTGATACGCATCGCAGAAGTTTCAAGCCTGTACGACGTATTTTGGACTTAGATAGATAA
- the lpxB gene encoding lipid-A-disaccharide synthase — translation MLDKSKPLKIGIVVGELSGDTLGEGLIKAIREQYPDAHFVGIAGPKMKALGCESLFDMEELAVMGLAEVLGRLPRLFKIKSHLVRYFKDADLDVFIGIDAPDFNLRLERNLKDAGITTVHYVSPSVWAWRQKRIYKIAQATNLVLAFLPFEKAFYDRFNVPCEFIGHTLADAIPLSSDKNEARATLGLDSGKRWLAVLPGSRGSELKMLCRPFIETCRKLRQRYPDLGFVVALVNDKRREQFEAVWQDIAPELDFVLVNGTARTVITAADAVLLASGTVALECMLVNRPMVVGYRFNTVTNFLVKRLVKTKYVSLPNILVDEEIVKELLLDECTVENLYREVCVLFDGDNRLMQSKFTEIHQLIRKDADKQAANAVLNLIERL, via the coding sequence ATGTTGGATAAAAGTAAGCCGCTCAAGATTGGCATCGTGGTCGGTGAGTTATCAGGTGATACGCTGGGTGAAGGATTGATCAAAGCGATTCGGGAACAATATCCTGATGCTCATTTTGTGGGAATCGCTGGCCCGAAAATGAAAGCATTGGGGTGTGAATCTTTATTTGATATGGAAGAACTTGCCGTTATGGGGTTAGCTGAGGTCTTAGGGCGATTACCTCGTCTTTTTAAGATAAAATCTCACCTCGTTCGTTACTTTAAAGATGCTGACCTTGACGTTTTTATCGGTATTGATGCACCGGATTTCAACTTGCGTTTGGAGCGTAATTTGAAAGATGCCGGTATCACCACCGTTCATTATGTGAGTCCTTCCGTTTGGGCATGGCGCCAAAAACGCATCTATAAGATTGCTCAGGCAACAAATCTGGTCTTGGCATTTCTTCCGTTTGAGAAAGCTTTTTATGATCGGTTTAACGTACCGTGTGAATTTATCGGCCATACATTAGCGGATGCAATTCCTCTGTCTTCGGATAAAAACGAAGCTCGGGCAACTCTGGGGCTAGATAGTGGAAAACGTTGGTTAGCCGTGCTTCCCGGTAGTCGGGGCAGCGAACTGAAAATGCTATGTCGCCCTTTTATTGAAACTTGTCGGAAACTTCGTCAGCGCTATCCCGATTTAGGGTTTGTTGTGGCGCTAGTGAACGATAAACGACGTGAACAATTTGAAGCCGTGTGGCAGGACATTGCGCCTGAATTAGATTTTGTGCTGGTTAACGGTACGGCAAGGACAGTGATTACTGCAGCGGATGCTGTGCTGCTTGCCTCTGGGACGGTGGCGTTAGAATGTATGTTGGTGAATCGCCCTATGGTGGTCGGTTATCGATTTAATACGGTGACCAATTTCTTAGTGAAGCGCTTGGTAAAAACAAAATATGTTTCGTTACCGAATATTCTTGTCGACGAAGAGATCGTAAAAGAATTATTGTTAGACGAATGTACGGTGGAAAATTTATACCGAGAAGTCTGTGTTTTATTTGATGGTGATAATCGTTTGATGCAAAGCAAGTTCACAGAAATTCACCAGTTGATCCGAAAAGATGCAGACAAACAGGCAGCTAACGCAGTTTTAAACCTGATAGAGCGATTGTGA